The proteins below are encoded in one region of Puntigrus tetrazona isolate hp1 chromosome 5, ASM1883169v1, whole genome shotgun sequence:
- the hspb15 gene encoding heat shock protein, alpha-crystallin-related, b15 — protein sequence MPRPLFQRSCCWDPFQEKTQNLFNQNTDLPGFLRPEEVSWIESARKRLGTSTGPESVPIFSHLCMEIPPKSCTGSEGHVSETLCEQMGQQNWKICLDVSPFSPDEINIKTNEGYLEITGNHEERQENHRLISRSFTRKYKLPADLDLKQISSKLSPDGVLSVEAPLPGSNVSLPGETVIPIHMMDKQLPAKSDELCLTSNK from the exons ATGCCTCGTCCTTTATTTCAAAGAAGCTGTTGCTGGGACCCTTTTCAGGAGAAGACACAAAACCTTTTCAACCAAAACACAGACCTTCCCGGTTTCCTCAGACCCGAAGAGGTTAGCTGGATCGAATCGGCAAGGAAAAGATTAGGAACTTCAACCGGGCCAGAATCTGTACCTATCTTCAGCCATTTGTGCATGGAGATTCCACCTAAATCATGTACTGGATCAGAAGGACACGTTTCTGAAACTTTGTGTGAACAAATGGGACAGCAAAACTGGAAAATATGTTTAGATGTCAGTCCATTTTCTCCAGATGAGATAAACATCAAAACCAATGAGGGATATTTGGAGATaacag gtAATCACGAAGAAAGGCAGGAAAATCACCGGCTGATCTCTAGAAgctttacaagaaaatacaa GCTTCCAGCTGACTTAGACCTAAAACAGATCAGCTCCAAGCTGTCCCCAGATGGTGTTCTCTCAGTTGAGGCCCCATTACCTGGCTCTAATGTCAGTCTCCCTGGAGAGACTGTCATCCCTATTCACATGATGGACAAACAGTTACCTGCAAAATCAGATGAACTATGCCTAACCAGTAACAAGTAA